A region from the Nitrospirota bacterium genome encodes:
- a CDS encoding LL-diaminopimelate aminotransferase: MNIKLAKRVKNLPPYLFASIDKMKKEAIQNGVDLIDMSIGDPDIPTPSHIVDAMKKAVQNPVHHRYPSYEGMLSYRTAVSEWYKRRFCVSLDPETEVLSLIGSKEGIGHIPLAFINTGDTVLVPSPGYPPYKTGTLFAGGKPYHMPLKEKNGFLPDIDSIPSSVLKGAKMMFINYPNNPTSAVAGKGFFEDVVRLAERYNIIVCHDAAYSEIFYDGKMPMSFLEVDGAKDVGVEFHSLSKTYNMTGWRLGFVSGKKEVVSGLGKIKTNLDSGVFQAIQEAGITALKTDDSVVSDIRDTYQERRDALYEGLKGMGLSVIKPSATFYLWSKVPKGFDSTNFVSHLLDKAGVLSTPGNGFGDEGEGYIRFALTVEVERIKEAIKRIRKVI, from the coding sequence ATAAATATAAAGCTTGCTAAAAGGGTCAAGAACCTTCCACCTTATCTTTTTGCTTCGATTGATAAGATGAAAAAAGAGGCTATCCAAAATGGAGTTGACCTCATCGATATGTCCATTGGAGACCCTGACATTCCAACGCCTTCTCATATAGTCGATGCAATGAAAAAGGCAGTCCAAAACCCTGTTCACCATCGCTACCCCTCATATGAAGGTATGCTTTCTTACAGGACTGCTGTATCTGAGTGGTATAAAAGAAGGTTTTGTGTTTCATTAGACCCTGAGACAGAGGTTCTTTCCCTTATTGGCTCAAAAGAAGGAATAGGACATATACCTCTTGCATTTATAAACACAGGTGATACTGTGCTTGTGCCATCGCCCGGGTATCCTCCCTATAAGACAGGGACACTTTTTGCAGGTGGAAAGCCATATCATATGCCACTTAAGGAGAAAAACGGTTTTCTTCCTGACATTGACTCCATTCCTTCTTCTGTGCTTAAAGGTGCAAAGATGATGTTCATAAATTATCCAAACAACCCTACTTCTGCGGTTGCAGGTAAAGGATTCTTTGAAGATGTGGTGAGGCTTGCAGAGAGATATAATATCATTGTCTGCCATGATGCGGCATATTCCGAGATATTCTACGATGGCAAGATGCCTATGAGCTTTCTTGAGGTAGATGGGGCAAAGGATGTAGGAGTCGAGTTTCATTCTCTGTCAAAGACATACAACATGACGGGCTGGAGACTGGGCTTTGTCTCTGGCAAAAAGGAGGTTGTCTCTGGGCTTGGAAAGATAAAGACGAATTTAGATTCAGGCGTGTTTCAGGCAATACAGGAGGCAGGAATTACTGCACTTAAGACAGACGATTCGGTTGTCTCGGACATCCGTGATACCTATCAGGAAAGAAGGGATGCCCTTTATGAGGGACTTAAAGGCATGGGTCTTAGTGTCATAAAGCCTTCTGCTACATTTTACCTTTGGTCAAAGGTTCCAAAGGGGTTTGACTCAACAAACTTTGTCTCGCATCTTCTTGACAAGGCAGGCGTTCTTTCTACACCAGGCAATGGCTTTGGAGATGAAGGGGAGGGCTATATAAGATTTGCACTTACGGTAGAAGTCGAAAGGATTAAGGAGGCAATAAAGAGGATAAGGAAAGTCATTTAA